One Persicobacter psychrovividus DNA window includes the following coding sequences:
- a CDS encoding GNAT family N-acetyltransferase codes for MLFCFTSCMTIRTITPNDNPLIAQIIRSALEEYGENKEGTIYFDPMLDQMSAHYQTASSRYFIIEDKGLIIGGAGIAPLKGAGSPTETCELQRMFLSAQARGKGYGKLLMNKCLDFAQKKGFKQVYLETLPSLESAVGLYKKTGFKTIETPMGNTGHRACDLPMLLQLSALKQH; via the coding sequence GTGCTTTTTTGTTTTACTTCCTGCATGACCATCCGAACCATCACCCCCAACGACAATCCCCTGATCGCCCAAATTATCCGGTCGGCATTAGAAGAGTACGGCGAGAACAAAGAGGGAACCATTTATTTCGACCCCATGCTCGACCAAATGAGCGCACATTACCAAACAGCCTCCTCACGCTATTTCATTATTGAAGATAAAGGACTGATTATTGGAGGTGCGGGCATTGCCCCACTTAAGGGCGCGGGCTCCCCAACTGAAACCTGCGAACTCCAGCGGATGTTCCTTAGTGCACAAGCCCGTGGCAAGGGATACGGCAAGCTTCTGATGAATAAGTGCCTCGATTTTGCACAAAAAAAAGGCTTTAAACAGGTTTATCTCGAAACGCTGCCAAGCCTTGAAAGTGCCGTTGGATTATATAAAAAGACCGGATTTAAAACCATAGAAACACCGATGGGAAACACCGGACACCGTGCCTGTGATTTGCCCATGTTGCTTCAGCTATCGGCACTCAAGCAACATTAA
- a CDS encoding organic hydroperoxide resistance protein, translated as MSIQKLYTAQAEATGGRDGKVTTPDGAIDRQLSMPKSLGGEEKAGATNPEQLFAAGYAACFNSALNLVINNKKVKTGTTAVKAEVAIGKDADGFGLAVDIHAIIPEVSEEEAKALADAAHQVCPYSKATKGNIEVNISASNA; from the coding sequence ATGAGTATTCAAAAACTATATACCGCACAAGCAGAAGCCACAGGCGGACGAGATGGAAAAGTAACCACCCCAGACGGAGCCATAGATCGCCAGCTGAGCATGCCTAAGAGTCTTGGCGGAGAGGAAAAAGCAGGAGCTACCAACCCCGAGCAATTATTTGCAGCGGGCTATGCGGCTTGTTTCAACAGCGCCCTGAATTTGGTCATCAACAATAAAAAAGTAAAAACAGGAACCACTGCCGTGAAAGCAGAAGTGGCTATTGGAAAAGATGCCGACGGCTTTGGTCTGGCAGTAGATATTCATGCCATCATTCCTGAAGTAAGCGAAGAAGAAGCCAAAGCACTCGCTGATGCCGCACATCAGGTATGCCCTTATTCCAAAGCAACAAAAGGCAATATTGAAGTTAATATCTCCGCTTCAAATGCATGA
- a CDS encoding GNAT family N-acetyltransferase has protein sequence MSTSPHYRVHEEPIRPAQYNNTAKFETKRITVRPLNLQDLPAFSKLLSQNQVTQYTIGKPLNKQESSALLQQIIDNYNKPYNDHWVWAAVDIKNQQFLGTCSIVKNAKEEEVISMRLDPEVWGKGYGFELAKGLTRYAVKTLRFKTVKAYIDQQDAAGAMILMCCGFKQEASESNSRNRTNHIYTFRKC, from the coding sequence ATGAGTACTTCCCCCCATTATAGAGTACACGAAGAACCCATCAGACCTGCGCAGTATAACAACACTGCCAAGTTCGAAACGAAGAGGATCACGGTTCGCCCGTTGAACCTGCAGGACCTCCCTGCCTTCAGTAAACTGTTATCCCAAAATCAGGTAACCCAGTACACTATTGGCAAACCCCTGAACAAGCAAGAGAGTAGCGCATTACTTCAGCAAATTATCGACAATTATAATAAGCCCTATAATGACCATTGGGTATGGGCGGCGGTCGATATCAAAAATCAGCAATTTTTGGGTACCTGCTCCATTGTCAAAAACGCCAAGGAGGAAGAGGTGATCAGTATGCGACTTGATCCAGAAGTGTGGGGGAAAGGTTATGGTTTTGAGTTGGCCAAGGGACTTACCCGATATGCAGTCAAAACATTGAGGTTCAAAACTGTTAAAGCTTATATCGATCAGCAAGATGCTGCGGGGGCCATGATCCTGATGTGTTGTGGATTTAAGCAGGAAGCATCTGAAAGCAACAGCCGCAACCGAACCAATCATATTTACACCTTCCGTAAATGCTAA
- the lpdA gene encoding dihydrolipoyl dehydrogenase → MKYDITIIGSGPGGYVAAIRCAQLGMKTALVEKYSTLGGTCLNVGCIPSKALLDSSEHYHNAHKRFEEHGIKINDLGVDMPQMIKRKDSVVSQTTAGIDYLMKKNKIDVHHGLGSFQDKNTIKVLNDKGEVNTFTSAKTIIATGSKPANLPFIELDKERVITSTEALNLQKVPDHLIIIGGGVIGLELGSVYARLGAKVSVIEYMDNIIPTMDRTMGKDLQRSLKKIGVKFYLQHKVTGVSRSEDQVTVTAEDKKGQTVEFLGDYCMVAIGRKAYTEGLGLENVGITTDKQGRVEVNEHLQTSQDNIFAIGDVIKGAMLAHKAEEEGVYVAEYAAGQKPHINYNLIPGVVYTWPEVASVGYTEEQLKEKGTAYKTGAFPFKALGRARASMDIEGQVKVLADKQTDELLGVHIIGPRAADMIAEAVIAMEYRASAEDIARMSHAHPTYTEAMKEACLAATEDRALHV, encoded by the coding sequence ATGAAATACGACATCACCATCATCGGATCAGGTCCTGGCGGCTACGTAGCAGCCATTCGCTGTGCACAGCTGGGCATGAAAACCGCCCTTGTTGAAAAATACAGCACCCTCGGCGGCACCTGTCTGAATGTCGGGTGTATCCCTTCCAAAGCCCTGCTGGATTCTTCGGAGCATTACCACAATGCCCACAAACGATTCGAGGAGCATGGGATCAAAATCAATGATCTTGGCGTAGATATGCCACAGATGATCAAAAGAAAGGATAGCGTTGTAAGCCAAACTACCGCAGGCATCGACTACCTGATGAAGAAAAACAAGATTGATGTACACCACGGACTGGGAAGCTTTCAGGATAAAAACACCATCAAGGTCCTCAATGATAAAGGAGAAGTGAATACCTTCACTTCAGCAAAAACCATTATTGCCACAGGTTCCAAACCTGCCAACCTGCCTTTTATCGAACTCGACAAAGAGCGGGTGATCACCTCTACAGAGGCCCTGAACTTGCAAAAAGTGCCCGATCACCTCATTATTATTGGTGGAGGGGTTATTGGCCTGGAGCTCGGTTCAGTATATGCCCGATTAGGCGCAAAAGTATCTGTGATTGAGTATATGGACAATATTATCCCGACCATGGACCGCACCATGGGTAAAGACCTCCAGCGTTCACTGAAAAAGATCGGCGTAAAATTCTACCTCCAACATAAGGTTACTGGGGTAAGCCGTTCGGAAGATCAGGTAACCGTTACAGCGGAAGATAAAAAAGGACAAACCGTGGAATTCCTCGGCGATTATTGCATGGTGGCTATTGGCCGTAAAGCCTATACTGAAGGGCTTGGGCTTGAAAATGTGGGCATCACGACAGACAAACAGGGCAGGGTGGAAGTGAACGAACACTTGCAAACTTCACAAGACAACATCTTTGCCATCGGAGATGTGATCAAAGGTGCCATGCTTGCTCACAAAGCGGAAGAAGAAGGCGTTTACGTCGCCGAATATGCCGCTGGACAAAAGCCACACATCAATTACAACTTAATTCCTGGGGTGGTTTACACTTGGCCTGAGGTGGCTTCGGTAGGTTATACCGAAGAGCAGCTGAAAGAAAAAGGAACTGCTTATAAAACTGGAGCATTCCCTTTCAAAGCCCTCGGGCGCGCAAGAGCCTCCATGGATATCGAAGGACAGGTGAAAGTACTTGCTGACAAACAGACGGATGAATTGCTCGGTGTACACATCATCGGGCCCCGAGCGGCAGACATGATCGCTGAAGCCGTTATTGCCATGGAGTACCGTGCCTCTGCAGAAGATATCGCACGGATGTCGCACGCACACCCCACCTATACCGAGGCCATGAAAGAGGCCTGCCTTGCTGCAACGGAAGACCGCGCATTGCATGTTTAG
- the odhB gene encoding 2-oxoglutarate dehydrogenase complex dihydrolipoyllysine-residue succinyltransferase: MSLEVTVPNVGESISEVTIAQWLKSDGDVVEMDEVICEMESDKATFELTAEAGGKLSIVAEEGETLEIGGLVCKIDESAAGEGSADTSKEENTDSQAQSQNDNGGNEQEHKSSDSSEGEVVEMNVPTVGESITEVVIASWLKSTGDQVEMDEVIAEIESDKATFELTAEATGVLETIAEEGDTLNIGAPLCKITKNAGGSSASSTQTAAKEDETPNPMPAANNDSYASGHSSPAAAKILAEKGIKAENVNGTGKDGRITKEDALNAKASTAPKAPQKSAEKSAPSPSLKVEGRGQERKRMTPLRKTIAKRLVQVKNETAMLTTFNEVNMQPIMDLRKKYKESFKKKYEVNLGFMSFFTKACCLALQEFPAVNAQIDGDEMVYNEFCDISIAVSAPKGLVVPVIRNAEEMSFDTIEKTIVELATKAKNNKLSIDEMTGGTFTITNGGIFGSMLSTPIINAPQSAILGMHNIVERPMAVNGEVKILPIMYVALSYDHRIIDGRESVGFLVRVKELLEDPSRLLLGI; encoded by the coding sequence ATGAGCCTTGAAGTAACAGTCCCTAATGTTGGGGAATCAATCAGTGAAGTTACCATTGCACAATGGTTGAAAAGTGACGGTGATGTGGTAGAAATGGACGAGGTCATCTGCGAGATGGAATCCGACAAAGCCACTTTTGAACTTACCGCCGAAGCAGGCGGAAAGCTGAGCATTGTCGCTGAAGAAGGGGAAACCCTTGAAATCGGTGGTCTGGTATGTAAGATCGACGAATCTGCCGCAGGCGAAGGATCTGCCGATACCAGCAAAGAAGAAAATACCGACAGTCAGGCACAAAGCCAAAACGACAATGGCGGTAATGAGCAGGAGCACAAAAGTAGCGATAGTAGCGAAGGGGAAGTTGTTGAAATGAACGTTCCTACCGTTGGGGAATCCATCACTGAGGTGGTGATTGCCTCCTGGCTGAAAAGCACGGGCGATCAGGTGGAGATGGATGAAGTCATTGCCGAAATTGAATCCGACAAAGCGACTTTCGAACTCACTGCCGAAGCCACAGGCGTACTTGAAACCATTGCCGAGGAAGGCGACACCCTGAACATCGGTGCGCCACTGTGTAAAATCACTAAAAACGCAGGAGGCTCCTCCGCTTCCTCGACACAGACAGCAGCAAAAGAGGACGAAACACCAAACCCAATGCCAGCGGCGAACAATGACAGCTACGCCTCTGGTCACAGCTCTCCTGCTGCTGCAAAAATATTGGCTGAAAAAGGAATTAAGGCTGAAAATGTTAATGGAACTGGTAAGGATGGCCGCATCACCAAAGAAGATGCCCTCAATGCCAAAGCCTCCACAGCGCCTAAAGCACCTCAGAAAAGTGCGGAAAAATCAGCACCTTCCCCAAGTCTTAAAGTCGAAGGCCGCGGGCAGGAACGCAAGCGCATGACGCCTTTGCGCAAAACCATTGCCAAACGACTGGTACAGGTGAAAAATGAAACGGCGATGCTGACCACCTTCAATGAGGTGAACATGCAGCCGATCATGGATCTTCGTAAAAAGTACAAAGAATCTTTCAAGAAGAAATATGAGGTCAATCTCGGCTTCATGTCTTTCTTCACCAAAGCCTGTTGCCTGGCCCTTCAAGAATTCCCTGCAGTAAATGCACAGATCGACGGAGATGAGATGGTGTATAATGAATTCTGCGATATTTCCATTGCTGTTTCTGCTCCTAAAGGCCTGGTGGTGCCCGTGATCAGAAATGCCGAGGAGATGTCTTTTGATACCATCGAAAAAACCATCGTTGAACTGGCCACAAAAGCCAAAAACAATAAACTTTCCATTGATGAAATGACTGGTGGAACATTCACCATCACCAACGGGGGAATCTTCGGATCCATGCTCTCCACGCCAATCATCAATGCTCCACAGTCGGCAATTTTAGGAATGCACAACATCGTTGAGCGCCCAATGGCGGTGAATGGCGAAGTGAAAATTCTGCCGATTATGTATGTCGCACTAAGCTACGACCACCGCATTATCGACGGCCGAGAATCGGTAGGCTTCCTCGTTCGCGTGAAAGAACTACTTGAAGATCCTTCGCGCCTGTTGTTGGGAATTTAA
- a CDS encoding 2-oxoglutarate dehydrogenase E1 component yields the protein MDKYSYIANAHGDYIDELYAQYQQNPQSVDESWQKFFEGFEFSSHYQNEETPSPDFQQKVGADTNTDSHAYKEICVRNLIYAFRTRAHLKTKTNPVRERRYWKAYLDPTEFGLTDADGETTFEAGKEIGLENGTLNQIIDKLKAIYSHHIGFEFMYIREPEIQQWFKDTVEDYAIHKSFDYDQKCHILGKLNEAVVFENFLHTKYIGQKRFSLEGGETTIPALDAMIHHGAALGAEEFVIGMAHRGRLNVLANIMGKTYEQIFNEFEGNTPSDSTMGDGDVKYHLGYSSDIVARTGEKVKLNLTPNPSHLEAVNPVVQGNTRAKIDYLYENDYHKIVPVLIHGDAAIAGQGIMYEITQMAKLHGFNTGGTIHFVINNQIGFTTNYHDARSSIYCTDIAKVTDCPVMHVNGDDPEAVVHAMEIAIEYRQKFNRDVYIDMVCYRRHGHNESDEPKFTQPQLYKKIAKHPNPREVYSKYLSERGEMDAKVAQEMDKQFRQLLQDRLNLVKQSPLPYKLQPLERQWQALRKSKGEDFDYSPITGIDELKINQVATALTTVPEGFKVLRQIEKLIKERKNMFFEEQKLNWAAGELLAYGSMLIEGKKVRLTGQDVIRGTFSHRHAALFDSETNEKYNSLNHIDEKQEHFSNYNSLLSEYAVLGFEYGYSTANPNALTIWEAQFGDFANGAQVMIDQFICSSETKWNSMSALVMLLPHGYEGQGPEHSSARLERFLQISANQNWIITNITTPANFFHAMRRQLTWDFRKPLVNMSPKSLLRHPEVVSPISDFTEKTSFQEIIDDPKAGPRKTKRVVFCSGKVYYDLLEKQRNDKREDVALVRVEQIHPFPTKQVEDLLDKYKKAEVVWVQEEPKNMGAWWFIRENFPESRNIRCISRNTSTSPATGYAKLHAKNQAIIVETTFDLK from the coding sequence ATGGACAAATACTCCTACATCGCTAATGCACACGGTGACTACATCGACGAACTGTATGCTCAGTACCAACAAAACCCACAATCTGTGGATGAGAGTTGGCAAAAATTTTTTGAAGGATTTGAGTTTTCTTCGCATTACCAAAACGAAGAAACCCCTTCCCCTGACTTTCAGCAGAAAGTAGGAGCGGACACCAATACCGATTCTCACGCATATAAAGAAATTTGCGTCCGAAACCTTATTTATGCCTTCCGTACCCGTGCACACCTAAAAACAAAAACCAACCCTGTACGTGAACGCCGCTACTGGAAAGCGTATCTGGATCCAACAGAATTTGGACTCACAGATGCCGACGGTGAAACGACCTTTGAAGCTGGAAAGGAAATCGGACTGGAAAACGGTACGCTTAATCAGATTATCGACAAACTGAAAGCCATTTACTCTCACCACATTGGGTTTGAGTTTATGTACATCCGTGAGCCTGAAATTCAACAGTGGTTTAAAGATACAGTGGAAGATTACGCCATCCACAAATCCTTTGACTACGACCAAAAATGCCATATCCTTGGTAAACTCAATGAGGCGGTCGTGTTCGAGAATTTCCTCCACACCAAATATATCGGGCAGAAACGCTTCTCCCTTGAAGGAGGGGAAACAACCATTCCTGCACTTGACGCCATGATTCACCATGGTGCTGCTTTAGGTGCGGAAGAGTTTGTTATCGGTATGGCTCACCGTGGCCGACTGAACGTACTGGCCAATATCATGGGTAAAACCTATGAGCAAATATTCAACGAATTTGAAGGAAACACCCCTTCAGATTCCACCATGGGAGACGGTGACGTAAAATATCACCTCGGCTATTCCTCTGATATTGTTGCACGAACAGGCGAAAAAGTAAAGCTGAACCTGACGCCAAACCCTTCACACCTGGAGGCGGTAAATCCTGTAGTGCAGGGAAATACCCGTGCAAAAATTGATTACCTTTACGAGAACGATTACCATAAAATTGTTCCCGTTCTCATTCATGGTGATGCCGCCATTGCAGGGCAGGGCATCATGTATGAAATCACGCAAATGGCCAAACTGCACGGTTTCAATACTGGTGGTACCATCCATTTTGTGATCAACAACCAGATTGGTTTCACGACCAACTACCACGATGCGCGATCAAGTATTTACTGTACCGATATCGCTAAAGTAACGGATTGCCCCGTTATGCACGTGAATGGCGATGACCCTGAAGCGGTGGTACATGCCATGGAGATTGCCATTGAGTATCGTCAGAAATTTAATCGCGATGTTTATATCGACATGGTTTGCTACCGTCGCCATGGACATAATGAGTCGGATGAGCCGAAATTCACCCAGCCACAGCTTTACAAAAAAATTGCCAAGCACCCGAACCCAAGAGAGGTTTACTCCAAATACCTTTCGGAGCGCGGGGAAATGGATGCCAAAGTAGCGCAGGAAATGGACAAGCAGTTCCGCCAGCTGTTGCAGGATCGCCTCAACCTGGTGAAGCAAAGCCCGCTGCCTTATAAGCTGCAACCGCTCGAAAGACAATGGCAAGCTTTGCGGAAATCCAAGGGCGAGGACTTTGACTACTCGCCAATTACAGGGATTGATGAACTGAAAATCAATCAGGTGGCTACCGCGCTCACCACCGTACCAGAAGGGTTTAAGGTTTTGCGCCAGATCGAAAAGCTGATCAAGGAGCGTAAAAATATGTTCTTCGAGGAGCAGAAACTCAACTGGGCCGCTGGCGAGTTACTGGCTTATGGTTCAATGCTGATTGAAGGAAAAAAGGTACGCCTGACAGGTCAGGACGTTATTCGTGGAACCTTCTCGCACCGCCATGCTGCATTGTTCGATTCTGAAACCAACGAGAAATACAACTCGCTGAACCACATCGACGAAAAGCAGGAGCATTTCAGCAACTACAACTCATTGCTTTCAGAATATGCCGTGCTCGGTTTTGAGTATGGTTACTCCACTGCCAACCCTAATGCATTAACCATCTGGGAAGCACAATTCGGCGATTTCGCCAATGGTGCTCAGGTAATGATTGATCAGTTTATCTGTTCGTCAGAAACAAAATGGAACTCCATGAGTGCCCTCGTGATGCTGTTGCCTCACGGTTACGAAGGTCAGGGGCCAGAGCACTCTTCAGCACGACTGGAACGCTTCCTGCAAATTTCTGCCAACCAAAACTGGATCATCACCAACATCACCACGCCAGCGAACTTCTTCCATGCTATGCGTCGCCAGCTTACCTGGGATTTCAGAAAGCCATTAGTGAATATGTCACCGAAATCATTGTTGCGACACCCTGAGGTGGTTTCGCCCATCAGTGATTTCACGGAGAAAACTTCCTTCCAGGAAATAATTGACGACCCTAAGGCAGGACCAAGAAAAACCAAGCGAGTGGTGTTCTGTTCTGGGAAAGTTTATTACGACCTGCTGGAAAAACAACGCAACGACAAGCGTGAGGACGTCGCACTGGTAAGGGTGGAGCAAATTCACCCATTCCCAACAAAGCAAGTGGAAGACTTGCTCGACAAATACAAAAAAGCCGAAGTGGTATGGGTTCAGGAAGAACCGAAAAACATGGGTGCCTGGTGGTTTATCCGTGAGAACTTCCCTGAAAGCAGAAACATCCGCTGTATCTCGAGAAACACCTCCACATCGCCAGCAACAGGTTACGCCAAGTTGCATGCGAAAAATCAAGCAATCATCGTCGAAACCACTTTCGACCTAAAATAA
- a CDS encoding aspartyl protease family protein, which yields MMRGTISLLLVLFFPLLSSAQNRFGFFLDDNTKRHSLPFELRSNLIIVKFQINGFLPLNFIIDTGVQHSILTDVSVAEVLGLTYQKKITLYGANRTPITAYISTGINLDAGQLHSRNGALLILEKDPMNFWALTGTMVHGIIGYELLSRFVTEINYDRKLITFHRREHFSPPKKSIALPLTIRHTKAHIIADLRLEEEQLNSLSLMIDTGASSGLTLEQDHEGLPFNPPQKHIDTALGLSISGQLEGSMGRIDHISLHQELPPLKEVVTNFADESYLEDSTFVLSRNGTIGGEVLKRYKVWLDYAGAMVYLKTGKYHKNPFRHNRSGIVLQLIDEHEPKIIIQKVITNSPAEKAGLMAGDQLLRVNHFKAVEANMGNISTLFKSMRKRQKVKIVYRRDGHRTKVKFQLKDLI from the coding sequence ATGATGCGCGGTACGATCAGCTTGTTGCTGGTTCTATTTTTTCCCTTATTATCTTCTGCCCAAAATCGGTTTGGTTTTTTCTTGGACGACAACACCAAACGGCACAGCCTCCCTTTCGAGTTGCGGAGCAATCTGATTATTGTCAAATTTCAGATCAACGGATTCCTTCCCCTAAATTTTATTATTGATACTGGTGTGCAACACAGCATCCTGACAGATGTGTCTGTTGCGGAGGTACTTGGTCTCACGTATCAGAAAAAAATCACCCTTTATGGTGCCAACAGGACACCCATAACCGCTTACATTTCCACGGGCATTAATCTTGATGCCGGGCAGTTACATTCCCGAAATGGCGCATTGCTGATCCTCGAAAAAGACCCCATGAATTTCTGGGCACTTACAGGCACCATGGTTCACGGAATTATTGGTTATGAATTATTGAGTCGTTTTGTCACGGAAATTAATTACGACCGCAAACTGATCACCTTTCATCGACGGGAACATTTCTCTCCTCCCAAAAAGAGTATTGCCCTTCCTCTTACCATTCGGCACACCAAAGCCCACATTATCGCCGACCTTCGCCTGGAGGAGGAACAACTGAACAGCCTTTCCTTAATGATTGATACTGGCGCAAGCAGTGGGCTGACCCTGGAGCAAGACCACGAAGGCCTGCCATTCAACCCACCCCAAAAGCATATCGACACCGCACTTGGGTTAAGCATCAGCGGACAACTTGAAGGAAGCATGGGCCGCATTGATCATATCAGTCTTCATCAGGAACTGCCGCCACTCAAAGAGGTGGTCACCAATTTTGCTGATGAAAGTTACCTTGAAGACAGCACTTTTGTACTCAGCAGAAACGGCACGATAGGCGGGGAGGTGCTGAAGCGCTATAAGGTATGGCTGGATTACGCTGGAGCAATGGTTTATCTGAAAACAGGCAAATACCATAAAAATCCCTTCAGGCATAACAGGAGTGGGATCGTCCTTCAGCTGATTGACGAGCACGAGCCAAAAATCATTATTCAGAAAGTCATTACTAATTCCCCGGCCGAAAAGGCAGGGCTAATGGCGGGCGACCAACTGCTGCGGGTCAATCATTTTAAAGCCGTGGAAGCCAACATGGGCAACATCTCCACGCTATTCAAATCTATGCGAAAACGGCAGAAAGTCAAAATTGTGTACCGCAGAGACGGCCATCGAACCAAAGTCAAATTTCAGTTAAAAGACCTGATTTAG
- a CDS encoding carbohydrate porin has translation MAKFLGLILGVFSMFFFNMAWAQEVDTDSLKNYQNGAFVGLYGRIGINTVVNHGRATGANFNLNGMGSRGGRNEEGDYFEFIPGYQFQPNLKNGDRTRIKIALTFAMYSRSSQLITYGSTNQLSGLAFALPEAYIQVDEIANLPLMLWVGGRYTRETYSQTNDYFNFDDHTGQGAGIKYKNTQLMALYVASRDTSDTGPNYFYNGVVNNGQVLELRQRLVLIGEQNFSLGEDHSFKALAEYHQLAEADDNADTVGVNPNQLKSANGWVLGLKHRWNILNRSRQTYNTLTVRYARGIANGGDNGFSRTYFTYGAPDLEANHFNRAYSLSIVESLILEYSEKFSSEIYGLYMRSRGAAAESALDDRGQAENYFGTKVYNFKEEFVVGARTMFHLNNYLHLIAEGSYQGRVNGTDPAASVTKLTLAPTFMPIGHDGLFDRPQIRLVFTLARYNDFAQRSIGSPFLNVVGPTPVGFYVGVKSEWYIGTP, from the coding sequence ATGGCGAAATTTTTAGGATTGATATTAGGAGTATTTTCGATGTTTTTTTTCAATATGGCATGGGCGCAGGAAGTTGATACCGATTCCCTGAAGAACTATCAGAATGGTGCCTTTGTTGGTTTGTATGGCCGTATCGGGATCAATACGGTGGTGAATCACGGTCGTGCTACTGGAGCGAATTTCAATTTGAATGGCATGGGAAGCCGTGGGGGAAGAAATGAAGAGGGGGATTATTTTGAGTTTATTCCAGGTTATCAATTTCAGCCTAACCTAAAGAATGGCGACCGCACAAGGATAAAGATTGCCCTGACTTTCGCGATGTATTCTCGCTCCTCGCAGCTCATTACCTACGGAAGCACCAATCAGCTTTCGGGCCTGGCTTTCGCACTGCCCGAGGCGTATATTCAGGTAGATGAAATAGCCAACCTGCCACTGATGCTCTGGGTAGGTGGGCGGTACACCCGCGAGACTTATTCACAAACCAATGATTATTTCAATTTTGATGACCATACTGGGCAAGGGGCGGGAATCAAGTATAAAAATACACAATTGATGGCCTTGTATGTTGCCAGTCGAGACACTTCAGACACGGGCCCAAATTATTTTTACAATGGGGTGGTCAACAACGGGCAAGTGCTGGAGCTCCGACAGCGTTTGGTGTTGATTGGAGAGCAAAATTTCAGCCTGGGAGAGGATCACTCCTTTAAGGCACTTGCGGAATATCACCAGCTTGCAGAGGCAGATGACAACGCGGACACGGTGGGGGTTAATCCCAATCAGCTGAAATCAGCCAATGGCTGGGTACTCGGATTGAAGCATCGCTGGAATATACTGAATCGTTCACGGCAGACCTATAATACACTGACTGTTCGGTATGCGCGAGGGATTGCCAATGGTGGCGATAACGGCTTCTCGCGGACCTATTTTACTTATGGTGCTCCAGATCTGGAAGCGAATCATTTCAACCGTGCCTATTCGCTGTCGATTGTTGAGTCCTTAATCCTTGAATATTCTGAAAAATTCTCTTCAGAGATTTATGGCTTATACATGCGCAGCCGTGGTGCGGCAGCGGAAAGTGCCCTCGATGATCGAGGGCAGGCCGAGAACTATTTCGGCACCAAGGTTTACAATTTTAAGGAAGAGTTTGTTGTAGGCGCCCGAACGATGTTTCACCTTAATAATTATTTACACCTGATTGCTGAGGGCAGTTACCAAGGTCGGGTAAATGGGACAGATCCTGCCGCATCGGTTACAAAATTGACCCTTGCGCCTACTTTTATGCCTATTGGTCATGATGGTTTATTTGACAGGCCGCAGATCAGGCTGGTGTTTACCTTGGCACGATACAACGATTTTGCACAGCGAAGCATCGGCTCCCCTTTCCTGAATGTGGTCGGGCCAACACCTGTGGGTTTTTATGTGGGGGTGAAGTCGGAATGGTATATTGGGACTCCTTAA